One segment of Anopheles stephensi strain Indian chromosome 3, UCI_ANSTEP_V1.0, whole genome shotgun sequence DNA contains the following:
- the LOC118511233 gene encoding trypsin-1-like produces the protein MHTNRRNGNRTLKQTNKMHALSHCTSLHYWRLALVSFCWLVNTQTSVGCPACVCGKDSDPTYRNTLRVIGGNASDIDQFPWMAALYYRERFTCGGSLINDRYILTAAHCVARLNAADFEVYLRRPNIAVLNVDAIHRRVTRIIMNRYQELRNNNDVALLLLKEPILAEDGLVPICLPVDGANIDGKEAIVTGWGTTDSGELSEELQQLTVPILTNQQCRKSGYFRFQITAKMLCAGYLEGGRDSCQGDSGGPLQLATGDSGQQQIVGVVSWGNECAQRNYPGVYARVTRFVSWIRSHSRGACWCTG, from the exons ATGCATACGAATCGTCGCAACGGAAATCGCACCCTCAAGCAAACCAATAAAATGCACGCGCTTAGCCATTGTACGTCGCTCCACTACTGGAGGCTCGCGCTAGTGTCCTTCTGCTGGCTGGTCAACACTCAGACCAGTGTCGGATGTCCAGCTTGTG TTTGCGGTAAGGATTCCGATCCCACCTACCGAAACACGTTGCGTGTGATCGGTGGCAACGCTTCCGACATCGACCAGTTCCCCTGGATGGCAGCCCTCTACTACCGGGAACGATTTACCTGCGGTGGAAGTTTGATTAACGATCGCTACATCCTAACAGCGGCCCACTGTGTTGCCCGGCTAAATGCGGCCGATTTCGAAGTGTACCTTCGACGTCCCAACATCGCCGTCCTGAACGTGGACGCCATCCATCGGCGAGTGACACGGATCATAATGAATCGCTACCAGGAGCTTAGAAATAACAACGATGTAGCACTGTTACTGTTGAAGGAGCCAATCCTGGCAGAGGACGGACTCGTCCCGATCTGTCTCCCGGTCGATGGGGCAAACATCGATGGGAAGGAAGCGATCGTTACCGGTTGGGGTACGACGGACAGTGGCGAACTGTCCGAAGAGCTGCAGCAGCTAACCGTACCCATCCTGACCAATCAACAGTGCCGGAAGTCGGGTTACTTTCGCTTCCAGATTACGGCCAAAATGTTGTGCGCCGGGTATCTGGAGGGTGGGCGTGATTCGTGCCAGGGTGACAGTGGAGGCCCACTGCAACTGGCCACGGGTGACAGTGGCCAGCAACAGATTGTGGGCGTTGTGTCCTGGGGCAACGAATGCGCCCAGCGGAATTATCCTGGAGTGTACGCAAGAGTGACCCGGTTCGTGAGCTGGATTCGTAGCCACAGCCGTGGTGCTTGCTGGTGCACGGGGTAG